The genomic DNA TTTTTAGCTCGTAGGCGTCGTGAATGATCACGCCGTTGAGCTTCACGGTAATCATCGCGCCCTTGGTTTTTTTGCCATCGTCGTCAAACCGCGCGGCGGTGAAGTCGATGTCGTAGGTCTGCCACGTGAGCGGCGGGAAACACATGTTTAAGTTGGCGGCGCGTTGCCGGTAAATGCCGCCGCAGTCGTTGTGTTTTTGTTCGAGGCCGAAGGAGTCGAGGATCTGCGTCTCGTAACGGCGCTGCAAATACACGCCGCTGTTGGCGCGGGCCTGGCCGCGGGCGGCGGGCATGAAGGGCAGGCGAAACTCAAGGTGCAGCGTGAAGTCCTGATAGGCGTCCTTGGTCATCACGCCTTCCATGAGCAGGCCGTCATCGGTGATGCGGGGCTTGGCGAGCTTGCCGGTGTCCTTGCCGTTGAAGAGCACCACCGCGCCCTTGGGCGGCTTGGCGCTGAGCGTGGGTGACTTGCGCGTGATTTTCTTGAACTGGCCCACCTTGCGATCGCCCTTGGCGGCGAGGATGTTGCCATTGTTGTAGTAGAGCACAATCATCGTCTCCTCGCTCTTGAACACCGCCTTGTCTTCACCGCGGCGTTTGCCGGTGTAAGTCCATTTCGTGTCCTTGTTCCAGCCGTCGCCGGGCAGTCCGCCCTGGAACACCGTCGCCGAAAACTCCCCCTTGCCCAGCGCCACAATCTGCACGCCGGCCGGAATATTTTTCCCGTTGCCATCAATCCCGTCGCCCTTGTATTCGCCCTGAATGGCAAAGTCCGGATTATCCGCCGCCGCCTCCGGCGTAGCAAAAACCGCCTTGTCACTGGGAGCCGCGATGATGGAAATGGAGATCAGAAAAAGGACGAGTGGCTTCATGGGGTGGACAGTAAAAGTTCAAAAGTAGAAAGTCAAAGCCACAACGCAAAATACAAAAGGGCGGTGGAGTCAGCCCACCGGGCATTTCCCCCTCTTCAAAGGGGGATGGGTTTCACGCGGAGGCGCGGAGTCGCGGAGGGATTTTTTTGTTTCTCCGCGCCTCCGCGTGAGCCTATGCGACCCATTTTCCGCGCCAACGATTGGGCCAGGCTTTCAGCCCTCGGTTCGTTTGGGGTTATGGTTCCCAGGGCGTTGCCCCAGGCTAATATGGAGCCGCGCCGTTGGCGCTTTCATATCCATCCCTACCGACGGCGGCTTAATGGCGAATGTTACACTTGGGCAGTGCCTTCTTCAGTTCCGCCACGCCCGCGTCGGTGATTCGGGTGTACGACAAGTCAAGCGAGGTGAGCTTCTGGAGCTGGGCCACCTCCTTGAGGCCCGCGTCGGTGATTTTGGTGAAACTCAAGTCAAGCTCGGTGAGCTTTTGGAGCTTGGCCACCTCCTCGAGGCCCGCGTCGGTGATTTTTGTGATTTTTGAGTTGACGATGAAGCCGCTACTCAAGTCAAGCGAGGTGAGCTTCTGGAGCTTGGCCACCTCCTTGAGGCCCGCGTCGGTGATATTGAAGCAGACACCCAAGTCAAGCGAGGTGAGTTGCTGGAGCTTGGCCACCTCCTTGATGCCCGCGTCGGTGATTTTCGTGCGGTACAAGTCAAGCGAGGTGAGCTGCTGGAGCTTGGCCAGCTCCTTGAGGCCCGCGCCGGTGATTGAGGTTTCTCCCAAGTGAAGCTCGGTGAGCTGCTGGAGCTGGGTCACCTCCTTGAGGCCCGCGTCGGTGATTGAGGTGCGGTACAAGTGAAGCAAGGTGAGCTGCTGGAGCTGGGCCAAATCCTTAAAGCTCCCGTCGGTGAAATAGGCGTCGCCCAAGATCAACCCAAACGCCGATGTCGGCACGGGGAGCGATGACAGCATCCGGGGTTTCCAGTTAAGGGTCCTGAATGTCGGGATGGACTTATGTGGCCCCATCCACTGGGCATTAAACCCCGCCTTTTCCCACGCGGCAACCATTTTGGGAGTTAACCCTGCCTTCTCCCACGCGGCAACCAGTGCTGGCGGCATGGGCGTCACCGACTCAGGCTTTTCCGTCTCCGCGTTTTCCTTTTTCCCACAACCGACCCCCATGGCGGCGGTTAGGAGGATGAGACTCAGGGTTTTCATGGGGTTCATTTTCATACCGGAGGATATCCCGCGGCGGCGGGATTGGAAATGGTAATGTTCTGTCTTTTTACCGGAGGACGGTAGGGCTGGCTCTCCGAGTCAGCCGCGGCGCGGTGGGGACACCCCGCCCTACCCAGGACTCCCGGAGTCGGTAAAGGCTCATTGGGTAACAATCGTTAAATGAGACTCACGCGGAGGCGCGAAGCCGCGGAGGGATTTTTTCGTTTCTCCGCGTCTCCGCGCCTCCGCGTGAGCATATGCAAACTCCCCAGCCTTTACCCCCATCCGTGAGGGCGGGTCCTTTTGTGTCGGCCCTTCGGGCCTTTTCGCGACGTTTTTGGTGGGGCGTTACTCGCCCATTAATTCCTTCAGCTTGGCCTCAATGGATTCGGCCCAGATGGTGTAGCCTTTTTCGCTGAGGTGCAGGAGGTCGGGCATGATTTCGCGGGTGAGGGTGCCGTCTTCTTTCAGAAATTTCGGGCTGATGTCGAGGTAGTGCACGGCCTTGCCGTCGGCGAGTTTCTTGAAAATGGCGTTGGCGCCTTCGTTGACTTGGCGGCGCTTGTCGGCGTTGTTGGTGCCCCGGGGGAAGACGCCGAGGAGCAGTACCTTGGTCTCGGGTAGTTTCTTGCGCAGTTGCTTCACAATGACCTCCACGCCGTCGGCGATTTCCTGCGAGGTGTTGCTGCCGGAATTGTTGGTGCCAATCATGATCACCGCAGCCTTGGGCTTGATGCGGTAGAGGTTGCCGTTGTCCAAGCGCCAGATGACGTGTTGGGTGCGGTCGCCGCCGATGCCGAGGTTGACGGCGTTGCGTTTGGCGTAGTGCTTGGCCCACACGCCCTTGCCGCGGCCTTCCCAGCCTTGGGTGATGGAGTCGCCGATGAAGATGACGTCGCACTTGCCTTGGGCCACGCGTTTGTTGAAGGACTCATGTCGCTTGGTCCAACCGCCGCTGCGCGGGACGGGTTTGGTGGCGGAGTGGAGGTCTGGTTTTTCCTCAGCAAAAAGTGAGAGGGAGAAAGCGAGGGTGCCGATCAACAAAGTGGATTTCATAGACCCCAAAAGTAGGGGGTCGCACGCGAAAAGTCAAAGCCTCAACATCGGGGGTTAAAGTGATTTCAGATTGCGGCGTTGGCGGGTTCCGTTGTGCGGCCGGTTTGCCAATCCCAGTATCGGCGGCAGGCGGCTTTGATGTCTTCCAAAATAAGGTAGCAAATGGGTACGAGGATGAGGGTGATGAAGGTGGCGAAGAATACGCCCCAGGCGAGGCTGATGCCCATGGGGATGACGAATTGTGCCTGCGTGCTTTTCTCGAACATGGTGGGCAGGATGCCGCCGAAGGTGGTGAGGCTGGTCAGGATAATGGGCCGGAAGCGCGCGCCGCCGGCGTTACGGACGGCCTCAAGCATAGGTAGACCCTCGCTGCGTTTGCGGTTGATGTAGTGCACCATCACCAGGCTGTCGTTGACGACCACGCCGGCCATTGCGAGCAGGCCAAAGGCGCTCATAATGCTGAAGGTGGCGCCCATGATCATATGGCCGAGCAGTGCGCCGGTGATGCTGAAGGGAATGATGGCCATCACGATGAACGGTTGCGTGTAGCTTTTAAACGGAATGGCGAGCATCGCGTAGATGCCGAGCAGGACAATGATGCCGCCGATGCGCAGAGCGGAAAAGGACTCAGCGCGTTCGCGGCTTTCGCCATCGAAGCTAT from Limisphaerales bacterium includes the following:
- a CDS encoding DUF1080 domain-containing protein; the encoded protein is MKPLVLFLISISIIAAPSDKAVFATPEAAADNPDFAIQGEYKGDGIDGNGKNIPAGVQIVALGKGEFSATVFQGGLPGDGWNKDTKWTYTGKRRGEDKAVFKSEETMIVLYYNNGNILAAKGDRKVGQFKKITRKSPTLSAKPPKGAVVLFNGKDTGKLAKPRITDDGLLMEGVMTKDAYQDFTLHLEFRLPFMPAARGQARANSGVYLQRRYETQILDSFGLEQKHNDCGGIYRQRAANLNMCFPPLTWQTYDIDFTAARFDDDGKKTKGAMITVKLNGVIIHDAYELKNKTGAGQKEGPAPLPILLQNHGNPVRFRNYWILKK
- a CDS encoding GDSL family lipase, with the protein product MKSTLLIGTLAFSLSLFAEEKPDLHSATKPVPRSGGWTKRHESFNKRVAQGKCDVIFIGDSITQGWEGRGKGVWAKHYAKRNAVNLGIGGDRTQHVIWRLDNGNLYRIKPKAAVIMIGTNNSGSNTSQEIADGVEVIVKQLRKKLPETKVLLLGVFPRGTNNADKRRQVNEGANAIFKKLADGKAVHYLDISPKFLKEDGTLTREIMPDLLHLSEKGYTIWAESIEAKLKELMGE